The following proteins come from a genomic window of Trinickia caryophylli:
- a CDS encoding peptidase associated/transthyretin-like domain-containing protein, which produces MTFNGYATRRRFLLTTLVLGAALDTPRLPRAAPSAAAGAGACESSPEQETGPYHLDTTLFRADVTEGKPGIPLLLTISLIDKRRCAPLAGAIIDIWQCDALGNYSGFTNAAGRPPGPPPGMPPQDEGEPRPGAGPGPGPGVRRQDAVPPEPPPGQPPRPHPSDRLTFLRGIQRTDERGNVTFRTIVPGCYEGRTNHIHFKVRTTNRSLAGEHISHTGQIFFPEGLMVQLMRADPYRSHAIARTTQTEDPVFVHQQGTGAIARTTAMDGSTYENGLRAQAIAVVDPDATPVPVAEMPAPRPRRF; this is translated from the coding sequence ATGACCTTCAACGGATACGCCACGCGCCGCCGCTTCTTGCTGACGACGCTCGTACTCGGCGCCGCGCTGGACACGCCTCGCCTGCCGCGGGCGGCGCCGTCTGCCGCGGCAGGCGCCGGCGCCTGCGAATCGAGCCCCGAGCAGGAGACAGGCCCCTATCACCTCGATACGACTCTGTTCAGAGCCGACGTTACCGAGGGCAAGCCCGGCATTCCCCTGCTTCTGACCATTTCGTTGATCGACAAGCGCCGCTGCGCACCGCTCGCGGGCGCCATTATCGATATATGGCAATGCGACGCGCTCGGGAACTACTCGGGTTTCACGAACGCGGCGGGCAGACCGCCCGGCCCCCCTCCCGGCATGCCGCCGCAGGATGAGGGCGAACCGAGGCCAGGAGCAGGACCTGGTCCCGGCCCGGGTGTGCGACGGCAAGATGCCGTACCGCCGGAGCCGCCGCCTGGCCAGCCGCCGCGGCCGCACCCAAGCGATCGGCTAACGTTTCTGCGCGGCATACAGCGCACCGACGAGCGCGGCAACGTGACGTTTCGTACCATCGTGCCCGGTTGCTACGAGGGCCGTACGAACCACATTCATTTCAAGGTACGGACGACGAACCGATCGCTGGCCGGCGAGCACATATCGCATACCGGTCAGATCTTCTTTCCGGAAGGATTGATGGTCCAACTGATGCGCGCGGATCCCTACCGCAGCCACGCGATTGCCCGAACGACTCAGACCGAGGACCCGGTCTTCGTTCATCAGCAGGGTACGGGAGCGATCGCCCGGACCACCGCTATGGACGGCAGCACCTATGAAAACGGGCTGCGCGCCCAGGCCATCGCCGTTGTCGATCCCGACGCAACGCCGGTACCCGTCGCGGAGATGCCGGCACCACGACCACGACGCTTCTGA
- the bamA gene encoding outer membrane protein assembly factor BamA — translation MAGLAGTTATIQPACAAQPFVVKDVRIEGTRRTEPGTVFSYLPIKRGDTFTDDLASKAIRALYATGFFSDVQVSADDDTVIVKVVERAAIATIDFAGIHEFEKDALIKALKSVGLSQGRYYDRSLVDRAEQELKRQYLTRGFYAAEVRTTVTPVDENRVSVLFSVAEGASAKIRQVGFIGNEVFTTNQLRDEMQLSSPNWFSWYSKNDLYSKDKLTVDLENVRKFYLNRGYLEFNIESTQVSISPDKKDMYLTLTVHEGKPYTVSDIRLAGNLVDREAELTKLIKLRPGERFSADKLQATTKAIVDKLGEYGYAFASVNAQPEIDRDRHTVALTLQVDPGRRVYIRHIDIVGNTRTRDEVVRREMRQLESAWFDSGRLALSKDRINRLGYFTDVEMVTIPVEGAPDQADVEVKVTEKPTGAITLGAGFSSSDKVVLSAGVSQDNVFGSGTSLAVSVNTAKTYRTLAVTATDPYFTVDGIKRITDVYYRTSYPLYYSSDSSFRIVSMGGDIKFGIPFSEADTVYLGVGLEQDRFNIDSSTPQSYKDYVSEFGRVVNNVPLTAGWSRDARDSALVPSRGYYLQANGEVGTPAGETQYYKADLQAQYYYSFARGYILGLNLQGGYGNGFAGKAYPIFKNYYAGGIGSVRGYETSSLGPRDTSTNDPIGGSKMFVMNLEMTVPLPGTGWDRTLRLFTFVDAGNVWGDEGSSTGANGLRYSYGAGLEWISPIGPLKLSFGLPIVRHSGDNYQKFQFQIGTSF, via the coding sequence ATGGCCGGGCTGGCGGGGACGACGGCAACGATTCAACCGGCGTGCGCGGCGCAGCCCTTCGTCGTGAAGGATGTCCGTATCGAGGGGACACGGCGTACGGAGCCGGGCACTGTGTTTTCTTATCTTCCCATCAAGCGAGGCGATACGTTCACCGACGATTTGGCGTCGAAAGCCATTCGTGCACTCTACGCCACGGGGTTCTTCAGCGACGTTCAGGTTTCGGCCGACGACGATACCGTGATCGTCAAGGTCGTCGAGCGCGCGGCAATCGCAACGATCGATTTCGCCGGCATTCACGAGTTCGAGAAGGACGCGCTCATCAAGGCGCTGAAAAGCGTGGGCTTGTCGCAAGGCCGCTATTACGACCGGTCACTCGTCGATCGGGCGGAGCAGGAGCTCAAGCGCCAATATCTTACGCGCGGTTTTTACGCGGCTGAAGTCAGGACCACGGTCACTCCCGTCGATGAAAATCGGGTGTCGGTTCTCTTCTCGGTGGCCGAAGGCGCGAGCGCAAAGATCCGTCAGGTCGGTTTCATCGGCAATGAGGTGTTCACGACCAACCAGCTGCGCGACGAGATGCAGCTTTCCTCACCGAACTGGTTCTCGTGGTATTCGAAGAACGACCTTTATTCGAAAGACAAGCTGACCGTCGACCTGGAAAACGTCCGGAAGTTTTATCTGAACCGTGGCTACCTCGAGTTCAATATCGAATCGACGCAGGTTTCCATCTCGCCCGACAAGAAAGACATGTATCTCACGCTGACGGTGCACGAGGGCAAGCCGTATACCGTGTCGGATATCCGGCTGGCCGGCAACCTCGTCGATCGCGAGGCGGAACTGACGAAACTGATCAAGCTGAGACCGGGGGAGCGATTTTCCGCGGATAAGCTGCAGGCCACGACGAAAGCGATCGTCGACAAACTTGGCGAATACGGCTACGCATTCGCATCGGTCAACGCGCAGCCAGAAATAGACCGTGACCGGCACACGGTCGCGCTGACGCTGCAGGTCGACCCGGGGCGGCGCGTCTATATTCGCCACATCGACATCGTCGGCAACACGCGTACGCGCGACGAAGTCGTGCGCCGCGAAATGCGGCAGCTCGAAAGCGCCTGGTTCGATTCGGGCCGCCTTGCACTGTCCAAAGACCGTATCAACCGGCTCGGTTACTTCACCGACGTCGAGATGGTGACGATCCCGGTCGAGGGCGCACCGGATCAGGCGGACGTGGAAGTGAAGGTCACCGAGAAGCCGACGGGCGCGATTACGCTCGGTGCCGGTTTCTCGTCTTCCGACAAGGTCGTGCTGTCCGCGGGTGTCTCGCAGGACAACGTATTCGGTTCGGGCACGAGTCTGGCCGTCAGCGTCAACACGGCGAAGACCTATCGAACGCTCGCCGTGACGGCAACGGACCCGTACTTCACGGTGGACGGCATCAAGCGGATCACGGATGTGTATTACCGCACGAGCTATCCGCTCTATTACAGCAGCGACTCGAGTTTCCGCATCGTCAGTATGGGCGGGGACATCAAGTTCGGCATTCCGTTTTCCGAGGCCGACACGGTTTATCTCGGCGTCGGCCTCGAGCAGGATCGCTTCAATATCGATTCGTCCACGCCGCAGAGCTACAAGGACTACGTGAGCGAGTTCGGCCGCGTCGTCAACAACGTGCCACTGACGGCGGGCTGGTCGCGCGATGCGCGCGACAGTGCGCTCGTGCCCAGCCGCGGCTACTATCTGCAGGCCAATGGCGAGGTGGGGACGCCGGCCGGCGAGACGCAATACTACAAGGCCGATCTGCAGGCGCAGTACTACTACTCGTTTGCACGCGGCTATATTCTCGGCCTGAACCTTCAGGGTGGATACGGTAACGGCTTCGCAGGCAAGGCCTACCCGATCTTCAAGAACTACTATGCGGGCGGCATCGGCTCGGTGCGAGGCTACGAAACGAGTTCGCTCGGCCCGCGCGATACGTCGACGAACGACCCGATCGGCGGTTCGAAAATGTTCGTGATGAACCTCGAAATGACGGTGCCGTTGCCCGGCACCGGCTGGGACCGCACGCTGCGCTTGTTCACGTTCGTCGATGCGGGCAATGTCTGGGGCGACGAGGGCAGCAGCACCGGTGCGAACGGCCTTCGATACAGCTATGGCGCGGGCCTGGAATGGATCTCGCCCATCGGCCCGCTCAAGCTGTCGTTCGGCTTGCCGATCGTTCGGCATTCCGGCGACAACTATCAAAAGTTCCAGTTTCAGATCGGCACGTCGTTCTGA
- a CDS encoding response regulator, giving the protein MTDRISRPGILIVEDEPKLSALLADYLRAEGYDATVIADGLDAIAHVHAHAPALILLDLMLPGRGGLEICRELRTFSDTPVIIITARVDEIDRLLGLELGADDYVCKPFSPREVVARVKAILRRVENAVRAAQPDNPAPSPFHIDLERHIAELDSRDLNLTPIELRLLSLLHSTPGRIYPRDLLLRSLYDDHRVVADRTVDTHIKNLRRKLQAVRPQQDMIRSIYGVGYRLERYPDQAESDS; this is encoded by the coding sequence ATGACTGATCGTATTTCGCGCCCCGGCATTTTGATCGTCGAAGACGAACCCAAGCTTTCGGCGTTGCTCGCCGATTATCTGCGCGCCGAAGGCTATGACGCGACCGTGATCGCGGACGGCCTCGATGCGATTGCGCACGTACACGCGCACGCGCCCGCGCTGATCCTGCTCGACCTGATGCTACCCGGCCGCGGCGGGCTCGAAATCTGCCGGGAGCTGCGTACGTTTTCGGACACGCCCGTCATCATCATTACCGCACGCGTCGACGAAATCGACCGGCTGCTGGGCCTCGAACTCGGTGCCGACGATTACGTCTGCAAGCCATTCAGCCCCCGCGAAGTCGTCGCGAGAGTCAAGGCCATTCTGCGCCGCGTCGAAAACGCGGTGCGTGCGGCACAGCCGGACAACCCGGCGCCCTCGCCATTCCATATCGACCTGGAACGGCATATCGCCGAACTGGACTCGCGCGATCTGAATCTGACGCCGATCGAATTGCGGCTGCTCTCGCTTTTGCATTCGACACCGGGAAGGATTTATCCGCGCGATCTCCTGCTGCGCAGTCTTTACGACGATCATCGCGTGGTGGCCGATCGCACGGTCGACACGCACATCAAGAACCTGCGACGCAAGCTGCAAGCCGTGCGGCCGCAGCAGGACATGATTCGATCGATCTATGGTGTCGGTTATCGCCTCGAGCGCTATCCCGATCAGGCGGAATCCGACAGCTGA
- a CDS encoding ATP-binding protein gives MRIGITSKLFLAVLAVCILIAVAMGVAMRFSFQRGFVDYLTAQNSERTKQLSLKLEQAYAMHGNWDFLRQNSQAWLALTRSVLPASAPGGARAPDTAGRPAFPGGSPEGGPPPDEAGAPPGGPPPGLPPDAGDGPGSGRMPPMTLYDAQMRRVAANGPPPPPGERRLPLKVAGTVVGWLTVASPANMLYAADRQFQARQIRATWIIVGFAVLLSAAVAIVLARLFLAPARRLVLATHRLASGDYATRVPESGSDELSQLASDFNRLATSLEAAERSRRDFIADISHELRTPLAVLRGELEAIEDGVRRLDAATLTSLQSEVTMLSQLIDDLYELSLADIGALSFEKVRVNVAPLVEGAAEAVRERLAAKQIALETDFGEEPALMSADPHRLTQLMKNLLENSLRYTDPGGKVRVSVATTRDELRIDVQDSYPSVPEPLLPHLFDRLFRADPSRSRQSGGAGLGLALCRHIVREHCGTITASRSALGGLWIAARFPISPTRHD, from the coding sequence ATGAGAATCGGCATTACATCGAAGCTTTTTCTGGCCGTACTCGCCGTTTGCATCCTCATCGCCGTTGCGATGGGCGTGGCCATGCGCTTCAGCTTTCAGCGCGGTTTTGTCGATTACCTGACGGCCCAGAACAGCGAGCGCACGAAGCAGCTCAGCCTCAAGCTCGAGCAGGCTTACGCCATGCACGGCAACTGGGACTTTCTTCGCCAGAATTCCCAGGCCTGGCTGGCGCTGACGCGCTCGGTGCTGCCCGCGTCGGCGCCCGGTGGCGCCCGCGCACCGGACACGGCCGGGAGGCCGGCATTTCCAGGCGGCAGCCCGGAAGGCGGCCCACCGCCGGACGAGGCGGGCGCACCGCCCGGGGGCCCGCCGCCGGGGCTGCCACCGGACGCTGGCGACGGACCCGGCTCGGGACGAATGCCGCCCATGACGCTATACGATGCACAGATGCGCCGCGTGGCCGCCAACGGGCCCCCTCCGCCACCGGGCGAACGCCGCCTCCCCCTGAAGGTGGCCGGCACGGTGGTCGGCTGGCTGACGGTCGCCTCGCCCGCGAACATGCTGTACGCGGCGGACCGCCAGTTTCAGGCCCGGCAGATTCGGGCAACGTGGATCATCGTCGGCTTCGCCGTTTTACTGTCGGCCGCCGTGGCGATCGTGCTGGCACGCCTCTTTCTTGCCCCGGCGCGCCGCCTCGTACTGGCCACGCACCGCCTCGCGAGCGGCGACTACGCCACGCGCGTGCCCGAAAGCGGCAGCGACGAGTTGAGCCAGTTGGCAAGCGACTTCAACCGCCTTGCCACCTCGCTCGAAGCAGCCGAGCGGAGCCGGCGCGATTTCATCGCCGACATCTCGCACGAATTGCGTACCCCGCTCGCTGTTTTGCGCGGCGAACTCGAAGCGATCGAGGACGGTGTGCGCCGGCTCGATGCGGCCACGCTCACCTCGCTTCAATCCGAAGTCACGATGCTGAGCCAGTTGATCGACGATTTGTACGAGTTGTCGCTTGCCGATATCGGCGCGTTGTCGTTCGAAAAAGTGAGGGTCAATGTCGCTCCGCTTGTCGAAGGCGCGGCGGAAGCGGTCAGGGAACGGCTCGCCGCCAAGCAGATCGCGCTCGAAACGGATTTCGGCGAGGAACCCGCACTGATGTCCGCCGATCCGCATCGGCTTACGCAATTGATGAAGAATCTGCTCGAAAACTCGCTGCGCTATACCGACCCGGGCGGAAAAGTCCGCGTCTCGGTCGCCACCACGCGCGACGAATTGCGAATCGACGTACAGGATTCTTATCCGTCCGTACCCGAGCCGCTGCTGCCCCATCTGTTCGATCGGCTCTTCCGTGCCGACCCTTCGCGCAGCCGACAAAGCGGTGGCGCGGGGTTGGGGCTGGCGCTATGCCGGCATATCGTCCGCGAACACTGCGGCACGATCACCGCATCGCGCTCTGCGCTGGGGGGGCTCTGGATCGCAGCCCGTTTTCCGATATCGCCAACCCGACATGACTGA
- a CDS encoding response regulator, translating to MIKHLLVVEPDQAIRDELRARIQRHEFEMSVLYDAASLMRRLDAEVPSAIVLRHGLPANDGIAALRRVREAGFDMPIIIVSRSAEVTDKIVAFELGANDYLVDPFDTNELLARIRNALRFHHRERFAVPAYRKQYAFGEFSLDFLGRRLFKRGVEVAVRPSVFSLLQIFSAHPMKMLTRARIMEMLGREGTYQAERGLDVLIFRVRSVLGKAPSGVQYIQTIRGQGYVFVPGDEEPATARCVDAALAVSGAARRAIHYDSAVL from the coding sequence ATGATCAAGCACCTCCTTGTCGTTGAACCCGACCAGGCAATCCGCGACGAATTGCGCGCGCGCATTCAGCGGCACGAGTTCGAAATGTCGGTGCTCTACGACGCGGCTTCGCTGATGCGGCGCCTCGACGCGGAAGTGCCGTCCGCCATTGTGTTGCGGCACGGGCTGCCGGCCAACGACGGCATTGCGGCGCTTCGACGCGTGCGCGAGGCGGGATTCGACATGCCGATCATCATCGTGAGCCGCTCGGCGGAGGTGACCGACAAGATCGTCGCTTTCGAACTCGGCGCGAACGACTATCTCGTCGATCCTTTCGACACGAATGAACTGCTGGCTCGCATACGTAACGCGCTGCGCTTCCACCATCGGGAAAGGTTCGCCGTGCCGGCTTATCGGAAGCAATACGCGTTCGGGGAATTCTCGCTCGACTTTCTCGGGCGCAGGCTCTTCAAGCGCGGCGTGGAAGTGGCGGTGCGGCCCAGCGTGTTCTCATTGCTGCAGATTTTCTCGGCCCACCCGATGAAAATGCTCACGCGGGCACGCATCATGGAAATGCTCGGCAGGGAAGGGACGTATCAGGCGGAGCGCGGGCTCGACGTGCTCATATTCCGGGTCCGGTCGGTTCTCGGCAAAGCGCCTTCCGGCGTCCAATACATCCAGACGATCCGCGGGCAGGGCTACGTTTTCGTGCCCGGCGACGAAGAGCCGGCAACTGCGCGCTGCGTCGATGCGGCTCTAGCGGTCAGCGGTGCTGCCCGGCGCGCGATTCACTACGATTCCGCCGTGCTGTAG